The Sulfurihydrogenibium sp. genomic interval CATACCTTTTCCATTATCAACAATTAAATGAACATTTGCTTGGACCATTTCTCCATGACCAAAATCTTCTAATAAGATGTTTTTATGTACTCCATTATCAAATAAAATCTCCATATTAATTACCTCCTTTTTTAACCTAATTCTTTTTCTAACTTTTTAATAGTTCTTTGAATTTCCATAAGTAGCAGTCCAAGTTTTGCATTAACTGGAGCGAGAACTCCAAGAACAGCAACATCCTTAATTCCTGTAAATACAACATATCCAGTAGAGCCTTTAATGTATAGCTGATCCAAGCTCCCTTTTTTTAATTCTGATGCAACTCTTTCACCAAGTGATAATATAGCAGCACCCATTGCCGCTACCCTATCTTCATCTGCCGTGCTTGGAAGCACAGATGCAATGGCTAATCCATCAACGCTTACTAATACAGCACCCTCTGCTCCCGAATCTCTAATAAATTCTTCAAGTAATTCTGTGTACCTGGTTGCCATGATAATTTCCTCCTATGTAATTTTCATTACTATTTAATATTTGTGTAATATGCTAATATAATTAAAACCTCGGCTGAGAAATTCAAATATAAATAAAACATCTAAAAAACTCCTTGGTGGCAGTTAAAATTGTAATAGCAAAAACTCCATCAAGTAGGTAAAAATGCAAAAACTCTAATATTTATTTTACACTATTTCAA includes:
- a CDS encoding roadblock/LC7 domain-containing protein, whose translation is MATRYTELLEEFIRDSGAEGAVLVSVDGLAIASVLPSTADEDRVAAMGAAILSLGERVASELKKGSLDQLYIKGSTGYVVFTGIKDVAVLGVLAPVNAKLGLLLMEIQRTIKKLEKELG